AGCCGAAGGGCCCGGTGGTCTGTGCCTCGGTGGCGTGGTGGCCGCCGTCGGTCGGGAAGGACCGCGCGTGCAGCGCGCGGTAGCCGGCGAGAGTCGACGGGCTTGCGCTGGGTGATCGCCTGAGCTTGGCCCGGTGCGCAGGTGCTCGCGGTAGCCGGCGACCACGGTGGCGGCGAAGAACTCGGCGACGCTGCCGGAGCCGTAGCTGAACAAGCCGACGGGCCGGCC
This genomic window from Streptomyces sp. DG2A-72 contains:
- a CDS encoding hydroxymethylglutaryl-CoA synthase is translated as MAYKAHRHLLNYCGYDTDKDDIARAIARTTAYNTVIGNSYTASVYLALAALLDQADDLTGRPVGLFSYGSGSVAEFFAATVVAGYREHLRTGPSSGDHPAQARRLSPATARCTRGPSRPTAATTPPRHRPPGPSAGRAQRPQAPLPDALAAP